A stretch of Mesorhizobium sp. M2A.F.Ca.ET.046.03.2.1 DNA encodes these proteins:
- a CDS encoding carbohydrate ABC transporter permease: MSLATRSLPRTIGAHAILITYTVIALFPVILVVMNSFKSRAGIFGAPLTPPTPKTFDLIGYTTVFGQGDFFHYFQNSLVVTVASLFFVLLFGAMAAFALSEYRFRGNTLMGLYLALGIMIPIRLGTVAILQLMVASGLVNTLTALILVYTAQGLPLAIFILSEFMKQVSNDLKNAGRIDGLSEYTIFFRLVLPLVRPAMATVAVFTMIPIWNDLWFPLILAPSEETKTVTLGAQLFLGQFVTNWNAILAALSLAILPVLILYVIFSRQLIRGITSGAVK, from the coding sequence ATGAGCCTAGCCACCCGTTCCCTGCCCCGCACCATCGGCGCGCACGCGATCCTTATCACCTACACGGTGATCGCGCTGTTCCCGGTGATCCTGGTGGTGATGAATTCGTTCAAATCGCGCGCGGGCATCTTCGGCGCGCCGCTGACGCCGCCGACACCGAAGACCTTCGACCTGATCGGCTACACCACCGTGTTCGGCCAGGGCGATTTCTTCCACTATTTCCAGAACAGCCTCGTCGTCACTGTCGCCTCGCTGTTCTTCGTGCTTCTGTTCGGCGCGATGGCCGCCTTCGCGCTGTCGGAATACCGCTTCCGCGGCAACACGCTGATGGGGCTTTACCTGGCGCTCGGCATCATGATCCCGATCCGGCTCGGCACCGTCGCCATCCTGCAACTGATGGTGGCGAGCGGGCTGGTGAACACGCTGACGGCGCTGATCCTGGTCTACACCGCGCAGGGCCTGCCGCTGGCGATCTTCATCCTGTCGGAATTCATGAAGCAGGTGTCAAACGACCTGAAGAACGCCGGACGTATCGACGGGCTGTCGGAATATACGATCTTCTTCCGCCTTGTCCTGCCGCTGGTGCGGCCGGCGATGGCAACGGTCGCCGTCTTCACCATGATCCCGATCTGGAACGATCTGTGGTTCCCGCTGATCCTGGCGCCGTCGGAAGAGACCAAGACGGTGACGCTCGGCGCGCAGCTCTTCCTCGGCCAGTTCGTCACCAATTGGAACGCGATCCTGGCGGCGCTGTCGCTGGCGATCCTGCCGGTGCTCATCCTCTATGTCATCTTCTCGCGGCAACTGATCCGCGGCATCACATCGGGAGCCGTCAAGTGA
- a CDS encoding Gfo/Idh/MocA family oxidoreductase yields the protein MSDKPLRVVVAGLGNMGRSHALAYHTNPGFDIAALVNRSDVPLPEGLGGYDIRRSFEEVLRDEKPDVAAIATYSDSHADYAVRAFEAGCHVFVEKPLATTVADAQRVVDAAKANGRKLVIGYILRHHPSWIRLIAEARKLGGPYVFRMNLNQQSSGHTWETHKHLMQTTSPIVDCGVHYLDVMLQITDARPIEVRGMGVRLSDEVAPSMYNYGHLQVLFEDGSVGWYEAGWGPMISETAFFVKDVMSPRGCVSIVMKEGVKSDDIDTHTKTSTIRLHSAATGPDGSLAKEDQLLSMEGEPGHQELCDLEQAFLLKAIRENIDLTRHMDDAVKSLAVCLAADESVRSGNAVKL from the coding sequence GTGAGCGATAAACCCCTTCGTGTCGTCGTCGCCGGCCTTGGCAATATGGGCCGCAGCCATGCGCTGGCCTATCACACCAATCCGGGCTTCGACATCGCCGCGCTGGTCAACCGCTCCGACGTGCCGTTGCCGGAGGGGCTTGGCGGCTACGACATCCGCCGCTCCTTCGAGGAGGTGCTGCGCGACGAGAAGCCGGACGTCGCCGCGATCGCCACCTATTCCGACAGCCATGCCGACTATGCGGTGCGGGCCTTCGAGGCCGGTTGCCACGTCTTCGTCGAGAAGCCGCTGGCGACGACCGTTGCCGACGCGCAACGCGTCGTCGATGCGGCCAAGGCCAACGGCAGGAAACTGGTGATCGGCTATATATTGCGCCACCATCCGTCCTGGATCCGGCTGATCGCCGAGGCGCGCAAGCTCGGCGGTCCATATGTCTTCCGCATGAACCTCAACCAGCAATCCTCCGGCCACACCTGGGAGACGCACAAGCATCTGATGCAGACGACCTCGCCGATCGTCGACTGCGGCGTGCATTATCTCGACGTCATGCTGCAGATCACCGACGCGAGGCCGATCGAGGTGCGCGGCATGGGCGTGCGGCTCAGCGACGAGGTGGCGCCGTCGATGTACAATTACGGCCACCTGCAGGTGCTGTTCGAGGACGGTTCTGTCGGCTGGTATGAAGCCGGCTGGGGGCCGATGATCTCCGAGACAGCCTTCTTCGTGAAGGACGTGATGTCGCCCAGGGGCTGCGTGTCGATCGTCATGAAGGAGGGCGTGAAGTCCGACGACATCGACACCCACACCAAGACCTCGACCATCCGGCTGCATAGTGCGGCGACCGGACCCGACGGCAGCTTGGCCAAGGAAGACCAGCTGCTGTCGATGGAGGGTGAGCCGGGCCACCAGGAGCTCTGCGATCTGGAGCAGGCCTTCCTGCTCAAGGCCATCCGCGAAAATATCGATCTCACCCGCCACATGGACGATGCCGTGAAGTCGCTCGCCGTCTGCCTCGCCGCCGACGAGAGCGTGCGCAGCGGTAACGCCGTCAAACTCTAG
- a CDS encoding ABC transporter ATP-binding protein — translation MGSLKIENVKKAFGPVEVLKGIDLEVTDGEFVVFVGPSGCGKSTLLRVIAGLEDSTSGRVLIDGADVSVTPPAKRGIAMVFQTYALYPHLTVKNNMALGLKQAGTPTAEIERRIKIASAMLSLEPYLERRPAELSGGQRQRVAIGRAVVREPKLFLFDEPLSNLDAALRVNTRLEIAQLHRRLRATMIYVTHDQVEAMTLADKIVVLNAGRIEQIGSPMELYNSPANEFVAGFIGSPKMNFIDGARLGETAKTIGVRPEHLTVDANSGAWKGTVVHAEHLGADTNLYLDCEKAGLITVRIFGVYNAEPGATLYATPDAAKTYRLGADGKVLR, via the coding sequence GTGGGCTCGCTGAAGATCGAGAATGTGAAGAAGGCTTTCGGGCCGGTCGAGGTGCTGAAGGGCATCGACCTCGAAGTGACGGACGGCGAGTTCGTCGTCTTCGTCGGCCCGTCCGGCTGCGGGAAGTCGACGCTGCTGCGCGTGATCGCGGGCCTGGAGGACTCGACCTCCGGCCGCGTGCTGATCGACGGCGCCGATGTCTCGGTCACGCCGCCGGCGAAACGCGGCATCGCCATGGTGTTCCAGACCTACGCGCTCTATCCGCATCTGACGGTGAAGAACAACATGGCGCTGGGCCTCAAGCAGGCCGGCACGCCAACCGCCGAGATCGAGCGCCGCATCAAGATCGCATCCGCGATGCTGTCGCTCGAGCCCTATCTCGAGCGCCGCCCTGCGGAATTGTCGGGCGGCCAGCGCCAGCGCGTCGCCATCGGCCGCGCCGTGGTGCGCGAGCCGAAGCTTTTTCTGTTCGACGAGCCGCTGTCGAACCTCGATGCGGCGCTGCGCGTCAACACAAGGCTGGAGATCGCGCAACTGCACCGGCGGCTCAGGGCGACGATGATCTATGTCACCCACGACCAGGTCGAGGCGATGACGCTGGCTGACAAGATCGTCGTCCTCAATGCCGGCCGCATCGAGCAGATCGGCAGCCCGATGGAGCTCTACAATTCGCCGGCCAACGAATTCGTCGCCGGCTTCATCGGCTCGCCGAAGATGAATTTCATCGACGGCGCGCGACTGGGCGAAACGGCGAAGACCATCGGGGTGCGGCCGGAGCATCTGACAGTCGATGCGAATTCCGGCGCCTGGAAGGGCACGGTGGTGCATGCCGAGCATCTCGGCGCCGACACCAACCTCTACCTCGACTGCGAGAAGGCCGGGCTGATCACGGTGCGCATCTTCGGCGTGTACAATGCCGAGCCCGGCGCGACGCTTTATGCGACGCCGGACGCGGCGAAGACGTATCGGCTTGGCGCGGATGGGAAGGTGTTGAGGTAA
- a CDS encoding fumarylacetoacetate hydrolase family protein has product MKLLRYGEAGSEKPGLLDADGNIRDLSAHVADIAGTTLHPASLEMLSKLDPKTLPVVSGKPRLGACVAGTGKFICIGLNYSDHAAETGATVPPEPIIFMKASSAIVGPDDDVLIPRGSEKTDWEVELAVIIGKTAKYVSEDDALDYVAGYAVAHDVSERAFQAERQGQWTKGKSCDTFGPIGPWLVTKDEVADPQNLKMWLTVNGKTMQNGSTKTMVYGVKYLVSYLSQFMSLHPGDIISTGTPPGVGLGMKPPVFLKAGDVVELGIEGMGQQKQTFKADE; this is encoded by the coding sequence ATGAAGTTGTTGCGCTATGGCGAAGCTGGCAGTGAAAAGCCCGGCCTGCTTGATGCGGATGGGAATATCCGCGACCTTTCCGCTCATGTCGCCGATATTGCCGGGACGACGCTTCATCCGGCCTCGCTGGAGATGCTCTCCAAGCTCGATCCCAAGACGCTGCCGGTGGTCTCCGGCAAGCCGCGCCTGGGCGCCTGCGTCGCCGGCACGGGCAAATTTATCTGCATCGGCCTCAACTATTCCGATCACGCCGCCGAGACCGGCGCCACGGTGCCGCCGGAGCCGATCATCTTCATGAAGGCAAGTTCCGCCATCGTCGGCCCGGATGACGACGTGCTCATCCCGCGCGGTTCGGAAAAGACCGATTGGGAAGTCGAGCTCGCCGTGATCATTGGCAAGACGGCAAAATATGTTTCGGAGGACGACGCGCTGGATTATGTCGCCGGCTACGCCGTCGCGCATGATGTGTCGGAGCGCGCCTTCCAGGCCGAGCGCCAGGGCCAGTGGACCAAGGGCAAATCCTGCGACACGTTCGGACCGATCGGCCCGTGGCTGGTCACCAAGGACGAGGTCGCCGACCCGCAGAACCTGAAGATGTGGCTGACCGTCAACGGCAAGACCATGCAGAACGGCTCGACCAAGACCATGGTCTACGGCGTGAAGTATCTGGTCTCCTATCTCAGCCAGTTCATGTCGCTGCATCCCGGCGACATCATCTCCACCGGCACGCCGCCCGGCGTCGGGCTGGGCATGAAGCCGCCGGTGTTCCTGAAGGCCGGCGACGTGGTGGAGCTCGGCATCGAAGGCATGGGCCAGCAGAAGCAGACGTTCAAGGCGGACGAGTAA
- a CDS encoding SDR family oxidoreductase, translating to MADLTGKVVVITAAAQGIGRASALAFAKAGASVHATDINEPLLAELGKTPGITTRKLDVLNDAAVASAFAEIGRVDVLFNCAGFVHGGSILEMKDEDLDFALNLNVRSMIRTIRAVLPGMLERGDGSIINMASLASSQKGVPNRFVYGLTKAAVVGLTKAVAADYVAMGIRCNAICPGTVESPSLQDRMHAQGDYEAARAAFIARQPMGRLGTPEEIADLAVYLAGATYTSGQAYNIDGGWSI from the coding sequence ATGGCGGATCTGACAGGTAAGGTGGTTGTCATAACCGCGGCGGCGCAAGGCATCGGTCGGGCGAGCGCGCTGGCTTTCGCCAAGGCAGGCGCAAGCGTTCACGCCACCGATATCAACGAGCCGTTGCTGGCGGAGTTGGGCAAAACCCCCGGCATTACGACGCGAAAACTCGATGTGCTGAACGACGCGGCCGTCGCTTCCGCCTTCGCCGAGATCGGCCGCGTCGATGTGCTGTTCAACTGCGCTGGCTTCGTCCATGGCGGTTCAATTCTGGAGATGAAGGACGAGGATCTCGACTTCGCGCTCAACCTCAATGTCCGTTCGATGATCCGCACCATCCGCGCCGTGCTGCCAGGCATGCTGGAGCGCGGCGACGGCTCGATCATCAACATGGCCTCGCTGGCAAGCTCGCAGAAGGGCGTGCCGAACCGCTTCGTCTACGGGCTGACCAAGGCGGCCGTGGTCGGCCTGACCAAGGCGGTCGCCGCCGACTATGTCGCCATGGGCATTCGCTGCAACGCCATCTGCCCGGGCACGGTCGAAAGCCCGTCGTTGCAGGACCGCATGCATGCACAGGGCGACTATGAGGCGGCGCGAGCGGCCTTCATCGCCCGCCAGCCGATGGGCCGGCTTGGCACGCCGGAGGAGATCGCCGATCTCGCCGTCTACCTTGCCGGCGCCACCTACACGTCGGGGCAGGCCTACAACATCGACGGCGGCTGGTCGATCTGA
- a CDS encoding aldehyde dehydrogenase family protein → MNILERYHAMEYGPAPEARNEADAWLAGCDFSKALFIDGAWKAAAGGKIFETSEPSSGKLLAKVSDAGAADIDAAVTAAAKALPKWSASSGYARAKILYAIGRAMQRHQRLFAVLESIDNGKPIRESRDIDVPLAIRHFIHHAGWAQTLEKDFPDHKPVGVVGQVIPWNFPLLMLAWKIAPALAAGCTVVLKPAEFTPLTAILFAEICERAGVPRGVVNIVQGGPEAGAAIVNHPGVQKIAFTGSSEVGKIIRKATAGSGKKLSLELGGKSAFIVFEDADLDSAVEGLVDGIWFNQGQVCCAGSRLLVQEGIAEAFIAKVKVRMSRLRVGSPLDKNADIGPLVDRTQLDRVKGLIAEGAKQGAVCWQPDAALPSSGYYHLPTLATSVSPANILAQEEVFGPVLATMTFRNTEEAIELANNTRYGLAASVWSENVNLALHVAPQLKAGVVWVNGTNMFDAACGFGGYRESGFGREGGREGMFEYLAAKLPIGPAIKPSAPGSAQPVEQADGTAIDRTAKLFIGGKQVRPDGNYSLAVATAKGKLAGEVGLGNRKDIRDAVAAARACKAWPDATAYNRSQVLYYFAENLSGRADEFAARLVQLTGVTAKAAREEVEQSIERLFLYAGLADKFEGRVHQPPARVVTLALHEPVGVVGIVAPDNQPLLNFISLIAPALAMGNTVVAVPSERHPLLATDLYQVIEYSDLPAGAINIVTGRSAELAGVLAKHDDVDGLWLFADADTCAKAEADSIGNLKRVWTGNGRTLDWTSSEAAGEPFLRRAIEVKNVWVPYGD, encoded by the coding sequence ATGAACATCCTCGAACGCTATCACGCCATGGAATACGGTCCGGCGCCGGAAGCCCGCAACGAGGCCGATGCCTGGCTCGCCGGTTGCGATTTTTCCAAGGCGCTGTTCATCGACGGCGCCTGGAAAGCGGCGGCCGGCGGCAAGATTTTCGAGACCAGCGAGCCGTCCTCCGGCAAGCTGCTTGCGAAGGTCTCGGATGCCGGCGCGGCCGACATCGATGCCGCGGTTACCGCCGCCGCCAAGGCGCTGCCAAAATGGTCGGCTTCCTCCGGCTACGCCCGCGCAAAAATCCTCTACGCCATCGGCCGCGCCATGCAGCGCCACCAGCGCCTGTTTGCGGTGCTGGAATCGATCGACAACGGCAAACCGATCCGCGAAAGCCGTGACATCGACGTGCCGCTGGCGATCCGCCATTTCATCCATCATGCCGGCTGGGCGCAGACGCTCGAGAAGGATTTTCCCGACCATAAGCCGGTCGGCGTCGTCGGCCAGGTCATTCCGTGGAACTTCCCGCTGCTGATGCTGGCCTGGAAGATCGCGCCGGCTCTGGCCGCCGGCTGCACGGTGGTGCTGAAGCCGGCCGAGTTCACGCCGCTCACCGCGATCCTGTTTGCCGAGATCTGCGAGCGAGCCGGCGTGCCGAGGGGTGTTGTCAACATCGTCCAGGGCGGGCCTGAGGCGGGCGCGGCCATCGTCAATCATCCCGGCGTGCAGAAGATCGCCTTCACCGGCTCATCGGAAGTCGGCAAGATCATCCGCAAGGCGACCGCCGGCTCAGGGAAAAAACTGTCGCTGGAACTCGGCGGCAAATCGGCCTTCATCGTCTTCGAGGATGCCGATCTCGACAGCGCCGTGGAGGGTCTGGTCGACGGCATCTGGTTCAACCAGGGCCAGGTCTGCTGCGCCGGCTCGCGCCTCCTGGTGCAGGAGGGTATCGCCGAGGCCTTCATCGCCAAGGTCAAGGTCAGGATGAGCCGGCTGCGCGTCGGCAGCCCGCTCGACAAGAACGCCGATATCGGCCCGCTTGTCGACCGCACCCAGCTCGACCGCGTCAAGGGCTTGATCGCCGAGGGCGCGAAGCAGGGCGCCGTATGCTGGCAGCCGGACGCCGCTTTGCCGTCCTCCGGCTATTATCACCTGCCGACGCTGGCGACGTCTGTTTCGCCGGCTAATATTCTCGCGCAGGAAGAGGTGTTCGGTCCGGTGCTGGCGACCATGACCTTCCGCAACACCGAGGAAGCGATCGAGCTTGCCAACAACACGCGCTACGGCCTTGCCGCTTCCGTGTGGAGCGAGAACGTTAATCTGGCCCTGCATGTCGCGCCGCAGTTGAAGGCCGGCGTCGTCTGGGTCAACGGCACCAACATGTTCGACGCCGCCTGCGGCTTCGGCGGCTATCGCGAAAGCGGCTTCGGCCGTGAAGGTGGCCGCGAAGGCATGTTCGAATATCTGGCGGCAAAGCTTCCCATTGGCCCGGCCATCAAGCCGTCGGCCCCCGGGTCCGCCCAGCCGGTCGAACAGGCCGACGGCACGGCCATCGACCGCACCGCAAAGCTGTTCATCGGCGGCAAGCAGGTGCGGCCGGACGGCAACTATTCTCTGGCCGTCGCCACCGCCAAGGGCAAGCTTGCCGGCGAAGTCGGTCTCGGCAACCGCAAGGATATCCGCGATGCCGTGGCCGCAGCCCGCGCCTGCAAGGCCTGGCCGGATGCGACCGCTTACAACCGCAGCCAGGTTCTCTATTATTTCGCCGAGAACTTGTCCGGCCGCGCCGACGAGTTCGCCGCGCGCCTTGTTCAGCTGACGGGCGTTACGGCCAAGGCTGCGCGCGAGGAGGTCGAGCAGTCGATCGAGCGGCTGTTCCTCTATGCCGGCCTCGCCGACAAGTTCGAGGGCCGCGTCCATCAGCCGCCGGCCCGTGTCGTGACGCTTGCGTTGCATGAGCCGGTCGGCGTCGTGGGCATCGTTGCGCCGGACAACCAGCCGCTGCTCAACTTCATCTCGCTGATCGCCCCGGCGCTCGCCATGGGCAACACGGTGGTCGCGGTTCCGTCGGAGCGGCATCCGCTTTTGGCCACCGACCTCTACCAGGTGATCGAATATTCCGACTTGCCTGCCGGCGCGATCAACATCGTCACCGGCCGCAGCGCCGAGCTTGCCGGTGTGCTGGCCAAGCATGACGATGTCGACGGGCTCTGGCTGTTCGCCGATGCCGACACCTGCGCCAAGGCGGAGGCGGATTCCATCGGCAACCTCAAGCGCGTCTGGACCGGCAATGGCCGCACGCTCGATTGGACGTCGAGCGAGGCGGCCGGCGAGCCCTTCCTGCGCCGGGCCATTGAGGTCAAGAACGTCTGGGTGCCTTACGGCGACTGA
- the deoC gene encoding deoxyribose-phosphate aldolase produces MSTIREAGAGASKVMPLPARAAANTPLPLEHGIARNPGMKLDLGFLESVRSVNRSALERRVATLTKRRSIKADNQAAWLLRALACMDLTTLNSNDTDERVRRLCAKAINPLRRDIVEGLGISGETIRPAAVCVYHPFVATAVDAVRGTGIHVAAVSTAFPHGLAPLSTRLQEIEASVKDGADEIDVVIPRGLVYGAKWRELFNEIVAMRTACGDAHLKVILGTGDLATLRNVMLASMVAMMAGADFIKTSTGKESVNATLPVGLTMVRAIRAYFEETGYLIGFKPAGGISTAKVALDWLVLMKEELGRPWLEPDLFRFGASSLLTDIERQLEHHLTGHYSANHRHAMA; encoded by the coding sequence ATGAGCACGATCCGCGAAGCAGGTGCGGGAGCTTCCAAGGTGATGCCGCTGCCGGCGCGTGCCGCCGCCAACACGCCGCTGCCGCTGGAACATGGCATTGCCCGCAATCCCGGCATGAAGCTCGATCTCGGCTTCCTGGAATCGGTGCGCAGCGTCAACCGTTCGGCGCTGGAGCGCCGTGTCGCGACGCTGACCAAGCGGCGCTCGATCAAGGCCGACAACCAGGCCGCCTGGCTGCTGCGGGCCCTCGCCTGCATGGACCTCACCACGCTGAATTCCAATGACACGGACGAGCGCGTGCGCCGGCTCTGCGCCAAGGCGATCAATCCGCTGCGCCGCGACATCGTCGAGGGTCTCGGCATCTCGGGCGAAACCATCCGTCCGGCGGCGGTCTGCGTCTATCATCCCTTTGTCGCCACCGCGGTCGACGCTGTGCGCGGCACCGGCATCCATGTCGCCGCCGTCTCCACCGCCTTCCCGCACGGCCTTGCGCCGCTGTCGACCCGCCTGCAGGAGATCGAGGCTTCGGTGAAGGACGGCGCCGACGAGATCGACGTCGTCATTCCGCGCGGCCTGGTCTACGGCGCCAAATGGCGCGAGCTGTTCAACGAGATCGTCGCCATGCGCACGGCCTGCGGCGATGCGCATCTGAAAGTCATCCTCGGCACCGGCGATCTCGCCACTTTGCGTAATGTCATGCTTGCCTCCATGGTCGCGATGATGGCGGGCGCGGATTTCATCAAGACCTCGACCGGCAAGGAGAGCGTCAACGCCACGCTCCCCGTCGGCCTCACCATGGTGCGCGCCATCCGCGCCTATTTCGAGGAGACCGGTTATCTCATCGGCTTCAAGCCGGCCGGCGGCATTTCCACCGCCAAGGTCGCGCTCGATTGGCTGGTGCTGATGAAGGAAGAGCTCGGCCGGCCGTGGCTGGAGCCGGACCTGTTCCGCTTCGGCGCGTCGAGCCTGCTCACCGACATCGAACGCCAGCTCGAGCATCATTTGACGGGCCATTACTCGGCCAACCATCGCCACGCGATGGCCTAG
- a CDS encoding ferredoxin--NADP reductase, with protein sequence MNTSALNTAGARPLQFPIPANVYAETVVSVKHYTDRLFSFRITRPQSLRFRSGEFVMIGLPNAEKPIFRAYSVASPAWDDELEFFSIKVPDGPLTSELQKIQVGDTVIMRQKATGTLVLDALTPAKRVFMISTGTGIAPFASLLRDPDTYEKFDQVILTHTCRDIAELTYGQELVAALESDPLIGELTAGRVTLYNSTTREESARMGRITALIGSGKFYSDLGIDKLNPETDRIMICGSMHMLKDVKELAESLDFQEGSLSHPASFVVERAFVG encoded by the coding sequence ATGAACACATCCGCGTTGAACACCGCCGGCGCAAGGCCGCTGCAGTTCCCGATCCCGGCCAATGTCTACGCCGAGACCGTGGTGTCGGTGAAGCATTACACCGACCGGCTGTTCTCCTTCCGCATCACCCGCCCGCAGTCGCTGCGTTTCCGCTCCGGCGAGTTCGTCATGATCGGCCTGCCCAATGCCGAGAAGCCGATCTTCCGCGCCTACTCGGTCGCCAGCCCCGCCTGGGACGACGAGCTGGAATTCTTCTCGATCAAGGTCCCGGACGGCCCGCTTACCTCCGAGCTGCAGAAGATCCAGGTCGGCGACACCGTCATCATGCGCCAGAAGGCGACCGGCACGCTGGTGCTCGACGCGCTGACGCCCGCCAAGCGGGTGTTCATGATCTCGACCGGCACCGGCATCGCGCCTTTCGCCAGCCTGCTGCGCGATCCCGACACCTATGAGAAGTTCGACCAGGTGATCCTTACCCACACCTGCCGCGACATTGCCGAGCTCACTTACGGCCAGGAACTGGTGGCGGCGCTCGAAAGCGATCCTCTGATCGGCGAGCTGACCGCCGGCCGCGTCACGCTCTACAATTCGACGACGCGCGAGGAATCGGCGCGCATGGGCCGCATCACCGCGCTGATCGGCTCCGGAAAATTCTATTCCGATCTCGGCATCGACAAGCTCAATCCCGAGACCGATCGCATCATGATCTGCGGCTCGATGCACATGCTGAAGGACGTCAAGGAACTCGCCGAAAGCCTCGACTTCCAGGAGGGCTCCTTGAGCCATCCGGCCAGCTTCGTCGTCGAGCGCGCCTTCGTCGGCTGA
- a CDS encoding hydantoinase/oxoprolinase family protein, with product MIENFSASAGSVVAGIDVGGTFTDLLLIDGKAGGKVHIAKTPTTVENQAFGVVAALGATGFPIDGIDLIVHGTTTTTNAVLERRLARTGMITTRGFRDVIELGRRTRPQAYGMTGTFVPVIPRDLRLEVSERIEASGAVRIQLDEAEMRDAVKKLLDAGCESLVIHFLHSYANPAHERRAAEIAAELWPNGHITTGHALLSEAREFERGVTAAVNASVQPILERYVERLRKELGAKGYARDFLIMNGNGGMISARFVTLESAKTVMSGPASGVIAAAYTGKRAGFGNLVTYDMGGTSTDVALIHNAEPAVSNEIEIEYAMPIHVPMVAVHTVGAGGGSTARVDAAGLIQIGPESAGANPGPICYGRGGVEPTITDANLVLGRLAPKKLLAVDNPVTVERVTGIFEDKIGKHTGLSGVEAAGAVLRLGNMKMAGAIRMVSVSRGHDPRDFALFAFGGAGPLHATALARELGLPRVLVPARPGITNALGCVVADLRHDFVNTINQPVASLDEAALRGVLERHRNEGEALIAKEAVKPDAIRVTHSADMQFVGQTHIINVPLPSSSVSRETLQLLFEKAYFARFKVELPEIRANLVNLNTSVTGVRPQIDLSRLIDPAGRAATLEEARREIRPVWYHGTWHDTPVYAREKLPFDAVIEGPAILEQMDATTVLEPGDQARSDADGNIIIDIGEA from the coding sequence ATGATTGAGAATTTTTCGGCGTCCGCGGGAAGCGTCGTAGCAGGCATCGACGTCGGCGGAACCTTCACCGACCTGCTTTTGATCGACGGCAAGGCGGGCGGCAAGGTCCATATCGCCAAGACCCCGACGACTGTCGAAAACCAGGCCTTCGGCGTGGTCGCCGCCCTTGGCGCCACCGGCTTTCCGATCGACGGCATCGACCTCATCGTGCATGGCACGACGACCACCACCAACGCCGTGCTGGAACGCCGCCTGGCGCGGACCGGCATGATCACCACGCGCGGCTTTCGCGACGTGATCGAGCTTGGCCGCCGCACCAGGCCGCAGGCCTATGGCATGACCGGCACTTTTGTCCCCGTCATTCCCCGCGACCTTCGGCTCGAAGTGTCGGAGCGGATCGAGGCTTCGGGCGCGGTGCGCATTCAACTCGACGAAGCCGAGATGCGCGATGCGGTGAAGAAGCTGCTCGACGCCGGCTGCGAGTCGCTCGTCATCCACTTCCTGCACTCCTACGCCAACCCGGCGCATGAGCGGCGCGCCGCCGAAATCGCGGCGGAGCTTTGGCCGAACGGCCACATCACCACCGGGCATGCGCTGCTTTCGGAAGCGCGCGAGTTCGAGCGAGGCGTGACGGCCGCCGTCAACGCCTCGGTGCAGCCGATCCTGGAGCGTTATGTCGAGCGGCTGCGCAAGGAGCTTGGCGCGAAGGGCTATGCCCGCGACTTCCTGATCATGAACGGCAATGGCGGCATGATCTCGGCCCGCTTCGTCACGCTGGAATCGGCCAAGACCGTGATGTCCGGCCCGGCTTCCGGCGTCATCGCCGCCGCCTATACGGGCAAGCGCGCCGGCTTCGGCAATCTCGTCACCTACGACATGGGCGGCACCTCGACCGACGTGGCGCTGATCCACAATGCCGAGCCCGCCGTGTCGAACGAGATCGAGATCGAATATGCGATGCCGATCCATGTGCCGATGGTGGCGGTGCACACGGTGGGCGCCGGCGGCGGCTCGACCGCGCGTGTCGACGCGGCCGGGCTGATCCAGATCGGCCCGGAAAGCGCCGGCGCCAATCCCGGCCCGATCTGCTACGGGCGCGGCGGCGTCGAGCCAACCATCACCGACGCCAATCTGGTGCTGGGACGCCTGGCGCCGAAGAAGTTGCTGGCGGTCGACAATCCGGTCACCGTCGAGCGTGTCACCGGCATTTTCGAGGACAAGATCGGCAAGCACACCGGGCTCTCCGGCGTAGAAGCGGCCGGCGCGGTGCTTCGGCTCGGCAACATGAAGATGGCCGGCGCCATACGCATGGTCTCGGTGTCGCGCGGCCATGATCCACGCGATTTCGCGCTGTTCGCCTTTGGCGGCGCCGGCCCGCTGCATGCGACGGCGCTTGCCCGCGAGCTCGGCCTGCCGCGCGTGCTGGTGCCGGCACGGCCGGGGATCACCAATGCGCTCGGCTGCGTCGTCGCGGACCTGCGGCACGACTTCGTCAACACGATCAACCAACCCGTGGCGAGCCTCGACGAAGCTGCGCTTCGCGGGGTATTGGAACGGCACCGTAACGAAGGCGAGGCGCTGATCGCCAAGGAAGCGGTGAAGCCGGACGCGATCCGCGTCACGCATTCCGCCGACATGCAGTTCGTCGGCCAGACGCATATCATCAACGTGCCGCTGCCCTCCTCTTCGGTTTCACGAGAAACGCTGCAGCTTCTGTTCGAGAAGGCCTATTTCGCCCGCTTCAAGGTCGAGCTGCCGGAAATCCGCGCCAATCTCGTCAACCTAAACACCTCGGTTACCGGCGTGCGGCCGCAGATCGACCTGTCGCGGCTGATCGACCCTGCGGGCCGCGCGGCAACGCTGGAGGAGGCGCGGCGCGAGATCCGCCCGGTCTGGTATCATGGCACCTGGCACGACACGCCGGTCTATGCCCGCGAAAAACTGCCGTTTGATGCCGTGATCGAAGGACCGGCGATCCTGGAACAGATGGACGCCACCACGGTGCTCGAACCCGGCGACCAGGCGCGATCGGACGCGGACGGCAACATCATCATCGACATCGGCGAGGCTTGA